In Zea mays cultivar B73 chromosome 7, Zm-B73-REFERENCE-NAM-5.0, whole genome shotgun sequence, the following proteins share a genomic window:
- the LOC109940903 gene encoding uncharacterized protein, whose translation MMAVLRQNPSGMTDADKTSLAATRFAAVEKKPFHFLHCWSILKDQPKWMDQHMGNQIPPPNPIGTQSNTIDLDGGEDSAPSSFTSKRPLGRDSAKEKAKKQRSENTSSTDSEYLTRMGELSLERLSVYKSVASTEEKKLEFMKKQERQKLILERKKLNLEKMKMERQKVKEETEQEVLILSMDLTKCNPLLRQYYEAKQQEILARVTGSSSSSK comes from the exons ATGATGGCTGTGCTTCGACAAAACCCAAGTGGCATGACTGATGCAGATAAG ACATCTCTTGCGGCTACTCGGTTTGCTGCTGTTGAAAAGAAGCCCTTCCATTTCTTACATTGTTGGTCCATATTGAAGGATCAACCAAAATGGATGGACCAGCACATGGGTAACCAGATTCCTCCACCGAACCCTATTGGAACCCAATCCAATACTATTGACTTAGATGGTGGTGAAGACTCAGCTCCATCAAGTTTTACTTCGAAGAGACCGCTTGGTCGTGATTCAGCCaaggaaaaggcaaagaagcaAAGATCAGAGAACACATCATCCACTGATTCGGAGTACCTAACACGGATGGGTGAGCTTTCTTTGGAACGGTTATCTGTGTACAAATCAGTAGCTtcaactgaggagaagaagttgGAGTTCATGAAGAAACAGGAGAGGCAGAAACTCATATTGGAGAGGAAGAAGCTTAATCTAGAGAAGATGAAGATGGAACGACAAAAGGTGAAGGAGGAGACGGAACAGGAGGTACTGATATTGAGCATGGATTTGACAAAATGTAACCCCCTCCTTCGACAGTACTATGAGGCGAAACAACAGGAGATTCTGGCAAGGGTGACTGGAAGCTCGTCGTCAAGCAAGTGA